The Anomalospiza imberbis isolate Cuckoo-Finch-1a 21T00152 chromosome 7, ASM3175350v1, whole genome shotgun sequence genome has a window encoding:
- the NBEAL1 gene encoding neurobeachin-like protein 1 isoform X8 — protein sequence MHKSPAAKEVFKERIGYAHIYEVLKSLGQPSRELLEELMNMAVEGDHMAVGILGISNVQPLLLLIQWLPELESHELQIFISSWLRRICCIDRQSRATCVNANMVIRIIETLNSHSMLHCTCAENLIALLGSLGSQSMGSEELLQLVRLLRPEEPRGAHPYVVPVMRALLAMARKQGLASALQYFNLHHSMAGIALPAIHRWPGSAFSFNAWLCLDQDRVDPGTTGKSGKRKQLYSFFTGSGMGFEAFITCSGVLVVAVCTKREYATVMLPDHCFFDSLWHNITIVHVPGKRPFGQSLVYIYVNGQQKVSAPLRFPAMNESFTSCCIGSAGQRTTTPPPSQIPDPPFSSPIMPHRTSLGGILTPGSWGGVLGKPEFITKMISAGTQDSEWGCPTSLEGQLGSVIIFHEALQPPQVKALYLAGPNCLTPWKSQEAEVADLPSKVLLHYTPKACRNPICLDLSANLLHGRLTGNKVVNWDIKDMINCIGGMNVLFPLLEQISFLGAQMPEKSEGETVPPELVTPVEGDWVVFSSPKASEARLEKNIVATFVLMIKHFIQGHHVNQENLIHSHGVATLGALLQKVPSILMDVNVLMAVQLLIEQVSVEKNMQLLQQMYHHLLFDFSIWNSGDFPFRIGHIQYLSTIIKDSRRLFRKKYGVQFLLDTLRIYYGTGCKDSDLAPDDLRTIRTSLYGLIKYFLSKGGTHEEIQSIVGYIAATSDEEQLCGILDILFSLLHSSPTPDQLFLLLFEPGNADILYALLLHQRYSDRLRELVFKIVEEMLKCTKVYERSKHRMRLREVGYSGLGLLLNESPVTVSLIKNLLNQVLYADPAVNYKDLLAVVYLAHRSDINMRVIICRKILHLLHSQLDAAQQISQQLGWQDTLVRLFLKENSEVRIGFKENRTDSSREEDKKPTEELQKHQADKTEREKAGSFASVNGLFDQWSLEDNKSLDAPAHFSVMPLEDASTAEMSFSSEGRGELWHSNPSHLSLDLSSVDSYELADVGNQMTDSQPSTPSPTESTKPFSGQPDKELGVTNDVGFATELSLFENQGGSDNELIQLLTDILLCIMWKGIEKSDDDSWIERGQVFSALTKLGMSNELLRPSDEIKLNLLEKMLEWSVTDNRDSKALPTHAENAFKLLLIVQGFLQAEGLINSNLWTEKLLEELVTLMDSLSVWYSAGLEAIRLSQVQVQLLLGFIAQDNLQVCAMAAAKLNTLLQTKVIESQPEACYLLGKLEGILSRSIEEKTETYSFLIPLVRTLVSKIYELLFMNLHLPSLPPTNGSPSFFEDFQEYCRSEEWQVYIDKYIIPNMKQYEENSFRHDNEQMALYWKDCYEAFMVNMHKRDRERGESKLKFQEHFVEPFSRKARQENLRYNSMLKQLSSQHTATLRQWRTAQLYLFSERGPWAERKQRPVHWKLSNVENFSRMRLKLVQNYNFNSHQDASDLRDNLGVHQTQPSSESLLLEVVKQVKVSDLEDDVLELPEEDTAASSNLDEKDDESQKEKLILSEDCELITVIDVIPGRLEVTTQHIYFFDGSIEKEEGVGFDFKWHLSQIREIHLRRYNLRRSALEIFLTDQTNYFLNFNKEVRNKVYSRILSLRSPNISGTRSPQELFKASGLMQKWVNREISNFDYLIQLNTMAGRTYNDLAQYPVFPWILRDYTSEELDLNNPAVFRDLSKPIGVVNEKNAKTVKEKYENFEDPLGMIDKFHYGTHYSNAAGVMHYLIRVEPFTTLHIQLQSGRFDCADRQFHSIPATWQALMDNPNDVKELIPEFFYFPEFLENQNGFNLGQLQMSKEVVNDVVLPKWAHSPEDFINKHRKALESEYVSAHLHEWIDLIFGYKQRGPAAVEALNVFYYCTYEGAVDLDALTDEKERKALEGMINNFGQTPCQLLKEPHPQRLSAEEVVQRLTKSDTSTLNLFQHLTELKSFFIEGISDGVPIVKAVVPRNQSRSFISQGSPEILVTTSLNCIIGTHGWLPYDKNISNYFTFIKDTTVTNPKTQRSMSGPFAPGLEITSKLFAVSHDAKLLFSGGHWDNSIRVTSLTKGKLMGQHIRHMDIVTCLAIDYCGIHLISGSRDTTCMIWQIVQQGGVPVGLAPKPLQILYGHTDEVSSVGISTELDMAVSGSRDGTVIVRTIRKGQYVRTLRPPCESSLLLTVPNLAVSWEGHIVVHTSVEGKTTLKDKNALHLYSVNGKYLGSETLKEEVSDLCVTGEYIVMGSLQGFLSIRDLYSLSLSISPLAMRLPIHCISVTKEYSHILVGLEDGKLIIVGVGKPAEVKPTIKNFFYRTVGSSLISAFQLSKRSPLWQDALRSAFPKALGIKQTAQPDFIRRD from the exons ATGCACAAGTCTCCAGCTGCAAAG GAGGTCTTCAAGGAGAGAATTGGGTATGCACACATATATGAGGTACTAAAATCACTGGGTCAGCCGTCACGGGAATTGCTGGAAGAACTCATGAATATG GCTGTTGAAGGTGACCACATGGCTGTTGGGATACTAGGCATTAGTAATGTCCAGCCCTTATTGCTGCTCATTCAGTGGCTTCCAGAGCTAGAATCACATGAGCTGCAGATTTTCATCTCCAGTTGGTTGAGGCGAATCTGCTGTATTGACAGACAGAGCCGTGCCACATGTGTCAATGCAAACATGGTCATCCGTATCATCGAGACCCTCAATTCCCACTCGATGCTCCACTGCACTTGTGCAGAGAACCTGATTGCCCTGCTGGGCTCCTTGGGGAGCCAGTCCATGGGCTCggaagagctgctccagctggtgCGGCTGCTGCGGCCGGAGGAGCCGCGGGGCGCTCACCCGTACGTGGTGCCGGTGATGCGCGCGCTGCTGGCCATGGCGCGGAAGCAGGGCCTGGCCAGCGCCCTGCAGTACTTCAACCTGCACCACAGCATGGCCGGCATCGCCCTGCCCGCCATCCACAGGTGGCCGGGCTCCGCATTCTCCTTCAACGCCTGGCTCTGCCTTGACCAGGACCGGGTGGACCCTGGCACGACGGGCAAAAGTGGCAAGAGGAAGCAGCTCTACAG CTTTTTCACAGGAAGTGGTATGGGGTTTGAAGCCTTCATTACGTGCTCGGGGGTATTGGTGGTCGCAGTGTGCACGAAGAGGGAATATGCAACAGTGATGCTGCCTGACCATTGTTTTTTTGACTCTCTCTGG CACAACATAACTATTGTTCATGTGCCTGGAAAGAGGCCCTTTGGTCAGAGCCTCGTGTATATCTATGTCAATGGACAGCAGAAAGTCTCTGCCCCACTTCGATTCCCTGCTATGAATGAA TCTTTCACTTCTTGCTGCATTGGCTCAGCTGGTCAAAGAACAACAACTCCTCCTCCCTCTCAGATACCAGATCCGCCTTTTTCCTCCCCAATCATGCCCCACCGGACATCGCTTGGGGGCATTCTCACTCCAGGAAGTTGGGGTGGGGTGCTTGGAAAACCAGAGTTCATCACCAAAATGATCTCAGCGGGGACTCAGGACAGTGAATGGGGGTGTCCAACATCTTTGGAGGGCCAACTTGGATCAGTTATTATCTTCCATGAAGCACTGCAACCTCCTCAGGTGAAAGCATTGTATTTAGCAG GTCCAAACTGTCTAACTCCATGGAAGTCTCAAGAAGCTGAAGTAGCAGACCTCCCTAGTAAGGTTCTGCTTCATTATACACCAAAG GCCTGCAGAAACCCAATTTGCCTTGACCTGTCTGCAAATCTTTTACATGGAAGACTAACTGGAAACAAAGTAGTGAATTGGGACATCAAG GATATGATCAACTGTATTGGTGGAATGAATGTGCTGTTTCCGTTGCTGGAGCAGATCAGCTTTCTTGGTGCACAAATGCCTGAGAAGTCTGAAGGAGAAACTGTGCCTCCAGAACTTGTAACTCCTGTAGAGGGTGACTGGGTGGTGTTTTCATCCCCAAAGGCATCAG AAGCACGTCTGGAGAAGAACATAGTTGCAACTTTCGTCTTGATGATAAAACACTTTATTCAGGGGCATCATGTTAATCAAGAAAATCTCATTCACTCCCATGGAGTTGCCACCCTAGGAGCCTTGTTACAGAAG GTGCCAAGCATCTTAATGGATGTGAATGTCCTGATGGCTGTACAGTTGTTGATAGAACAAGTCTCAGTAGAAAAGAACATGCAGCTTTTACAACAGATGTATCACCACTTACTTTTTGACTTCAGCATCTGGAACAGTGGCGACTTTCCCTTCAGAATTG GTCATATACAGTATCTTTCTACAATCATCAAGGACAGTAGAAGGCTCTTCAGAAAGAAGTATGGTGTGCAGTTTCTTCTAGACACACTCAGGATTTATTATGG GACTGGTTGTAAAGACAGTGATTTGGCTCCTGATGACCTGAGGACAATACGGACATCCCTGTACGGACTGATCAAATATTTCCTGAGCAAAGGTGGAACACATGAAGAAATTCAGAGCATTGTAGGATACATAGCTGCCACCAGTGACGAGGAGCAG CTCTGTGGAATTTTGGACATTCTCTTCAGCCTACTTCATTCCAGTCCAACCCCAGACCAGctttttttattgctctttGAACCAGGGAATGCTGATATTCTTTATGCTCTGTTATTGCATCAAAGATACTCTGACAGGCTTAGAGAACTTGTATTCAAG ATCGTGGAAGAGATGCTGAAATGTACCAAAGTTTATGAGCGGAGCAAGCACCGTATGCGACTCAGAGAAGTGGGGTACTCTGGGCTGGGACTCCTTCTGAATGAATCCCCAGTTACTGTTTCTCTTATTAAAAACCTTCTTAACCAAGTTCTGTATGCAG ATCCTGCTGTGAATTATAAAGATCTTCTAGCTGTAGTGTATCTGGCTCATAGATCAGATATAAACATGAGAGTGATTATCTGTAGAAAG ATTTTGCACCTTTTGCATTCCCAATTGGATGCGGCACAACAGATTTCtcagcagctgggctggcaggacaCTTTGGTTAGACTATTCCTGAAAGAAAACTCAGAGGTCCGGATTGGCTTTAAGGAGAACAGGACTGATTCCTCCAGGGAAGAGGATAAAAAGCCTACTGAAGAGCTTCAGAAGCATCAAGCTGAtaagacagagagagagaaagctgGCAGCTTTGCATCAGTTAATGGTCTGTTTGATCAGTGGAGTTTAGAAGACAACAAATCCCTGGATGCCCCTGCCCATTTCTCTGTTATGCCACTGGAAGATGCATCCACAGCAGAGATGTCTTTCAGTTCGGAGGGCCGAGGAGAACTGTGGCACAGTAATCCTTCACATTTGAGTTTAGATTTGTCCAGTGTTGACTCTTATGAACTGGCTGATGTTGGGAATCAGATGACAGACAGCCAGCCCAGCACTCCCTCACCCACAGAGAGCACAAAgcccttctctgggcagcctgacAAAGAGCTGGGTGTTACCAATGACGTGGGCTTTGCTACTGAGCTTTCTCTCTTTGAAAACCAAGGA GGGAGTGATAATGAACTCATACAGTTACTTACAGACATCCTACTGTGTATAATGTGGAAAGGTATTGAAAAATCTGATGATGATTCTTGGATTGAGAGAGGACAGGTGTTCTCTGCTCTCACCAAACTGGGGATGTCTAATGAGCTGCTGCGACCTTCTGATGAAATAAAACTCAA CTTGTTGGAGAAGATGTTAGAATGGTCAGTCACTGATAACAGAGATTCAAAAGCTCTCCCTACACATGCTGAAAATGCCTTCAAGCTCTTGCTAATTGTACAAGGTTTCCTGCAGGCAGAAGGACTAATTAATTCAAATTTATGGACAGAAAAG CTCTTGGAAGAACTAGTGACTCTCATGGACAGTCTGTCAGTCTGGTACTCTGCTGGCCTAGAAGCAATTAGGCTTTCACAGGTGCAAGTCCAGCTGCTCCTTGGATTTATTGCACAAGACAACTTACAG GTCTGTGCTATGGCAGCAGCCAAACTAAACACCCTCCTTCAGACCAAAGTAATTGAGAGCCAGCCTGAAGCATGCTACCTCCTGGGGAAGTTGGAAGGCATTTTGAGTAGGTCAATTGAAGAGAAGACAGAAACTTACTCATTTTTGATTCCCCTTGTTCGTACATTGGTATCCAAGATTTATGAACTTCTCTTTATGAATCTGCACCTTCCTTCATTGCCTCCTACCAATGGCAGCCCATCTTTCTTTGAGGACTTTCAAGAATACTGCAGATCTGAGGAGTGGCAAGTTTATATTGACAAATAT ATTATTCCAAATATGAAGCAGTATGAAGAGAATTCATTCAGACATGATAATGAGCAGATGGCACTTTATTGGAAAGATTGTTATGAAGCATTTATGGTGAACATGCACAAGCGAGACcgggaaagaggagaaagtaAGCTTAAATTTCAG GAGCACTTTGTGGAGCCGTTCAGCAGAAAGGCTCGGCAGGAAAATCTGCGGTACAACAGTATGCTCAAACAGCTTAGCAGTCAACACACAGCCACACTGAGGCAGTGGAGAACAGCCCAGCTTTACTTGTTCTCTGAGCGTGGGCCTTGGGCTGAAAG GAAACAGCGTCCTGTTCACTGGAAGCTTTCAAATGTGGAAAATTTTTCACGTATGAGACTAAAACTAGTGCAGAATTACAACTTCAACTCTCATCAGGATGCTAGTGACCTGAGAGATAATCTAG GTGTGCACCAGACACAGCCCTCTAGTGAGTCTCTGCTTCTGGAGGTGGTGAAGCAGGTGAAAGTGAGTGACTTGGAAGATGATGTTCTGGAACTACCAGAAGAAGACACAGCAGCCAGTTCCAATTT GGATGAGAAGGATGATGAAAGCCAGAAAGAAAAGCTAATATTGTCTGAAGACTGTGAACTCATTACAGTAATTGATGTGATACCAGGCAGGCTGGAGGTCACTACCCAGCACATCTATTTCTTTGATGGTAGCATTGAGAAGGAGGAAG GGGTAGGTTTTGATTTCAAATGGCACCTTTCTCAAATTCGAGAGATCCATTTGCGTCGGTACAACCTGAGGAGGTCAGCTTTGGAGATCTTCCTTACGGATCAAACCAACTATTTCCTCAACTTCAATAAGGAG GTACGAAATAAAGTCTACAGTCGGATATTGTCACTGCGTTCTCCAAACATTTCTGGGACCAGATCGCCACAGGAGCTTTTCAAAGCGTCAGGTTTGATGCAG AAATGGGTGAATAGAGAAATATCCAACTTTGACTACCTTATTCAGCTAAACACTATGGCAGGACGAACTTACAATGACCTTGCTCAATATCCTGTG TTTCCCTGGATTTTACGAGATTACACCTCAGAAGAACTGGACCTGAATAATCCTGCAGTATTTAGGGACCTGTCCAAACCTATAGGTGTGGTGAATGAGAAGAATGCTAAGACTGTGAAAGAGAA ataCGAGAATTTTGAGGATCCTCTTGGGATGATTGACAAATTTCACTATGGGACACATTACTCGAATGCTGCTGGTGTCATGCATTACCTCATTCGAGTAGAGCCTTTCACAACACTTCACATCCAGCTTCAGAGTGGCAG ATTTGACTGTGCTGACAGACAGTTCCACTCTATTCCTGCTACCTGGCAGGCACTCATGGACAACCCCAATGATGTCAAGGAACTTATCCCAGAATTCTTCTACTTTCCAGAATTCTTGGAGAATCAAAACG GTTTTAACTTAGGCCAGCTTCAAATGTCCAAAGAGGTGGTAAATGATGTTGTTCTGCCTAAGTGGGCCCACTCCCCAGAAGACTTTATAAATAAACACAGGAAGGCTCTG gaATCTGAGTATGTTTCTGCTCATCTTCATGAATGGATAGATTTGATTTTTGGCTACAAGCAGAGGGGACCAGCTGCAGTGGAGGCGCTCAATGTGTTCTACTATTGTACTTATGAAG GGGCTGTGGATTTGGATGCTTTAACAGatgagaaagaaaggaaggctTTAGAAGGGATGATAAACAATTTTGGGCAAACTCCCTGTCAGCTGTTAAAG GAGCCCCATCCACAAAGGCTGTCAGCAGAAGAGGTAGTACAAAGACTAACTAAAAGTGATACCTCTACTCTGAATCTCTTCCAACACCTCACTGAGCTGAAGTCATTCTTCATAGAG GGAATTAGTGATGGTGTGCCCATTGTCAAAGCTGTTGTCCCCAGGAATCAGTCACGTTCCTTTATTTCTCAGGGAAGCCCAGAGATCTTG GTAACAACAAGTCTGAACTGCATTATTGGAACTCATGGTTGGCTGCCTtatgacaaaaatatttccaactATTTTACATTCATCAAAGATACAACAGTGACAAATCCCAA AACACAGCGCAGCATGAGTGGTCCTTTTGCCCCAGGGCTGGAGATCACCTCCAAGCTGTTTGCAGTGTCCCATGACGCAAAGCTGCTCTTCAGTGGCGGACACTGGGACAACAGCATCCGAGTGACGTCCCTTACGAAAGGCAAACTGATGGGACAGCACATCAGGCACATGG ATATTGTGACCTGCTTGGCAATAGACTACTGTGGAATTCATTTAATTTCAGGCTCCAGAGATACTACCTGTATGATATGGCAGATAGTTCAGCAG GGAGGAGTGCCTGTAGGCCTGGCACCTAAGCCATTACAGATCCTTTATGGGCACACTGACGAAGTTTCAAGTGTTGGCATCAGCACTGAACTGGATATGGCAGTGTCAGGATCCAGG GATGGCACCGTCATTGTCCGCACCATTCGGAAAGGTCAGTATGTGAGGACTCTGCGACCACCTTGTGAGAGTTCTCTCCTGCTGACTGTTCCCAATCTGGCTGTGTCCTGGGAAGGCCATATAGTTGTCCACACCAGCGTGGAAGGAAAGACTACTCTCAAG GATAAGAATGCATTACATCTCTATTCTGTCAATGGGAAATATCTGGGTTCTGAGACTCTGAAGGAGGAAGTGTCCGATCTGTGTGTAACTGGCGAATATATCGTCATGGGCAGCTTGCAGGGATTTCTTTCCATACGGGATCTCTACAG CCTGAGTCTGAGCATCTCTCCCTTAGCCATGAGACTGCCAATCCATTGCATTTCTGTCACCAAAGAGTACAGCCACATCCTTGTTGGCTTGGAGGACGGCAAGTTGATTATCGTTGGTGTTGGCAAGCCAGCAGAGGTAAAACCCACCATCAAGAACTTTTTCTACCGAACAGTGGGAAGTTCACTTATTTCTGCTTTCCAGTTGAGCAAGAGGTCTCCTCTATGGCAGG ATGCGCTCAGGTCAGCTTTCCCGAAAGCTCTGGGGATCAAGCAAACGGCTCAGCCAGATTTCATCAGGAGAGACTGA